AGCCCACTGATAGCCATGAATGAGACCCAGCACAATGCGTTTCATACACGTCCAGTTGATGTGATTCCCTCTGGATGCCTGTCATCCAGAGCCCGCGCGCGCCGCAGCAAGTCGCTTACGGTCTGAGCGAGCCTGGTGTACGGGGCCTCCGCGACGCCGACGCGCGCGATAAAGACCAGGTCCCACCCCGGCGCAACGCCCGTCAAACGTACCGTCTCCCTGATACGCCGGCGAACCAGGTTCCGGACCACCGCTCCCCCGATCCTCTTGCTGACTACGTAGCCAAACCGGCTGTGCGGAAGTCCGTTGCTCAACGTCCGCAGAACGAGGAAGTTGCTGTTCCAGCCCCTCCCCCGCTTGCGGACTGCGTCAAACTCAGATTCCTTGCGAAGGCGCTGCTCCCGCCGCATGGGCGTGAACGCCCGCCGTCTATGTAGTTACCGCGCGCCAGCGACCCTTGAGCCGGCGCCGCTTCAGCACCTTTGCGCCATCCGCGGACGACATGCGCTCAAGAAATCCATGCTTGCGCCGTCGAGATATATGCTTAGGTTGGTACACGCGCTTGGTCATGAATTGTTCCTTCCGAAGTCCGACTTGGCACATTGTAGCCCACCCGTACCTATATGTCAATCTCAGCAACCGTGAAGAAGAGCGGTGTTACAATATGCAAGCAGGTAGATATGGCGAAACAACGTGCGGACGTGCTGCTCGTGGAGTGCGGGCTTGCGGAGAGCAGGGAGAAGGCCCGGGCCCTCCTGCTGGCCGGCCAGGTCCGGCTCGGCGAGCGCGTCGTTGACAAGCCCGGCGTGCTGCTGCCGGAGGGCGCGCGATTGCGCGTGCTGGCGAAGGCGCCCTATGTCGGACGAGGGGGCGTGAAGCTGGCCCACGCCCTGGATGTCTTCCGCCTGGACGTGAGCGGCATGACCGCCCTGGACGTGGGAGCGTCCACCGGCGGCTTCACCGACTGCCTGCTGCAGCGGGGCGCCCGCAAGGTGTACGCGCTGGACGTAGGCAAGGGGCAGATAGACTACCGGCTGCGCACCGACCCGCACGTCGTCGTGATTGAGGGTGTCAACGCCAGATATCCCTTCGCACTCCCCGAGCAGGCGGACATGGCCACGGTGGACGTCTCCTTCATTTCTCTCACCCTCGTGTTGCCGAACGTCCTGGCGATGGTGAAACCCGGCGGCCCTGTGGTGGCCCTGGTCAAGCCTCAGTTCGAAGCGGAGCGGAAGCAGATCCAGCGAGGCGGGCTGGTCAAAGACCCCGCAATCCATGCACAGGTGCTGGGACGTATCATTATTTGGGTAGTGGAGCACGGCGCGCGACTGCGCGGGCTGACCGCATCCCCTATCCTTGGCGGCGATGGCAACAGGGAGTTCTTTATCCACGTGGAGACCACAAAGGACTAGCGACGATCCTATGGGAACCCGCTCACGTCTGCACGCGCAGCTACTGGCCCTCGTGGTAGCGATGTCCACGCTCACCGGTCTTGTCGCCGGATGCAACGTGCGCGGCGAGGATGCGGCGAGCCGCATTAACCGCATTCTTTACGTTGACACAGAGGGGCGCATCCTCACTGTCCTGCCGGACGGCTCGGACCGTCGGCAACTCACGCCCGCGGGCGACGTGTTCACCTCCGCCGGCATGGGCATCCAGGGGCAACTGCAAGTCCTATCTGACTGGTCTCTGTGGTCCCCAGACGCACGACTTGTAGCCTACACGCGCCAGGAGATGGACGGCTTGTCCCGACTCTCGCGGGCACTTTATGTCATGCAGGCGGATGGCTCGCGCCCCGTGAAGCTGTTCGAGGACGCGCAGTCAGTCCCCTTTTTCATGTACTGGTCCCCGGACAGCCAGTGGCTGGCATTCTTTTTGTCCGACTCCCGAGAGCAGCGCCTCATGGTGGTTCCCGCGGACGGGTCACGGCCCGCATCCGTCCTGGCTTCCGGCGCGCCCGCCTACTTTGCCTGGTCGCCGGACAGCCACCGCATCCTGCTGCATCTGGGCGGAAGCACGCAGCGGAACCCCGCCGCGCGTCTGACCGCTATCAACCTGGATTCTCGCCAGAGCGAGGTCATTGACCAGAAGCCTGGCGAGTTCGGGGCGCCCGCGTGGTCGCCGGATGGTCGGCGCATCGCGTACGTGGTACATGGCCCAGACGACGACAGCCTGTGGACCGCGGACGCTCAAGGCGAGGCGCGCCAGCTCGTCGCGACTCTTCCCGGCGGTGGCTCTCTGTCCTGGTCGCCGGATGGAGCACGGCTGGGCTATCTGAGCGGCGCGCACCCGGATGCGCCCTTCGGGTTCCTGGCCACCTACGATCTGGCGGCGCGCGTGGAGACCGTGCTGGCGCGCGGGCCGTTAGTCGCGTTCTTCTGGTCGCCGGACGGCAAGCGCATCGCCTATATCACGGCGGACACGGGAAAGAGTCAGCTTGTCTGGCACGTGGCCGAAGTGACCGGCGGCCAGGAGCGCGTCATCTCTACTTTTGCCCCCACGGCGCACCTGGACTTCCTGTTAGACTTCTTCGACCAGTACGCCCTGTCCATGTCCTTCTGGTCGCCGGACAGCCGCTACCTGGTCTATCCCGCGCTTGGCAACGGCGAGACGCTGAGTCCAAGGGGAGCGTCTACTTTCGGCGATGTGGTGTATGTGGCGCCAGCCGACGGCGGCGCGCCGCCTCGCGCTATCGCGGAGGGCCGTTTCGCTTCCTGGTCGCGCAAGTAGCACCAAGTTGCAAAAAAGCACGGTGTGAAAAGCCGCTCATGGTTCGACAGGCTCACCATGAGCGGGCCTGGGGCGAACCTGGTGTACGCGAACGTACGCAACCGAGCAATAGCCAGGGCCGCCAATGAACAGACCTGCAATTGGCCGCTGTCGTAGCTGCCGCACCGCGTCGCACTACGCGGGGAAACGCGGCTTGCATTGAGGACTGCAACACGCCTATAATCGAGCTTCATATTTGCGTCAAGGGCCAAACAAGAGGACTCTTTATTCCGCTTGAGGCTATCGTACGCCGGCGGAGGAGGTAGGCGACTATGCGCAGGCACACACTGATTGCACGGGCGCTCGCCGTGTTATTTGCCCTCGCCCTGGTGGCTTCGGCCTGCACGGCGCCGGCCCCCTCGGCGCCAGCTGCACCGTCCGCCACGCAACCGTCCGCGCCGGCCCCGGCCCAGGCGGTGGGCGCGCCGTCCACGGGCGCTGGCAAGGGCGGCACCCTCCGTCTCCTCTGGGATGACCCGCCCTCCCTCGACCCTGCGCTGGCCTCGGACACCACCTCCTCAGGCATCATCCTAGAAGTGTTCAGCGGGCTTGTGTCCTTCACCCCCGACCTGAAGCTTGTCCCGGACTTGGCCGAGAGGTGGGAGGTCACCCCGGACGCCAGGACTTACACGTTCTTCTTGCGGAAGAACGCCAAGTTCCACGACGGCAAGCCAGTGACCGCCCGCGATTTCAAATACTCCTGGGACCGTATCGCCAATCCGGCTACCGAGTCCACGACCGTGGATATTTATCTGGGCGACGTCGTGGGCGTGAGCGACGTCGTGCGCGGCAAGGCCAAGGAGATATCGGGCATCAAGGTGATCGACGATTACACCTTCCAGGTGACCATTGACGCGCCCAAGGCGTACTTCCTAGCAAAGCTGACGCTCCCCGCCGGGTTCGTCGTTGACAAGGCGAACGTGGAGTCAAGCAAGAACTGGACGCGCAACGCCAACGGGACGGGCCCCTTCACGCTGAAGGAATATGCCATTGGCAAACAGATCGTCCTAGCTCGCAACGCCAACTATTATCGCGAGCCCGCACCAAAGCTGGACCAGGTCCTTTACAGCCTCTCCGGAGGCACGCCGGCCACCATGTACGAGAACAACGAGATTGACGTGAGCGGCGTGAGTCTCGCCGACCTTGACCGGGTACGGGACCCCAAGAACCCCCTGAACAAGGACCTGGTCGTCTCTCCGCCCGAGTTTGCCCTGTACTTCATTGGCTTCAACGTGAACAAGCCGCCTTTTGATGACGTGAAGGTCCGGCAGGCCCTGACTCTCGCAGTGGATAAGGACGCTATCACGAAAAGCGCTTTCTCCAGCCTGCGTGTGTCCGCCTACGGCATCCTGCCGCCGGGCATGCCGGGGTTCAACAAGGACTTGAAGGGGCTGAGGTACGACCCTGCAAAGGCAAAGCAACTTCTAGCAGAGTCCAAGTACGCGGGCAAGATGCCGCGCATCCTTCTTAACGTGCCAGGCACGGGTGGCTCCGTGGGCCTGGACGACGAAGCGATGATTGAAATGTGGAGAAAGAACCTGGGTGTCACGGTGGAAATCCAGCAGTCCGAGTGGGCCACCTACCTCCAGGACCTGAACGCGCGCAAGTACCAGATGTGGGGCGGCTCCGGCTGGATCGCCGACTTTCCGGACCCGCAGAACTTCCTGGAGGTCCTTTTTTACAGCCAGAGCAACAAGAATGATGGTAACTACAAGAACCCGGACGTGGACAAACTGATTGAGCAGGCCAGGACATTGCAGGACGTGCAGAAGCGCATGGCCATGTACCAGCAGGCGGAGGACATCATTGTCAACGAAGTGGCAGTCCTGCCCGTTTGGCACGGAACGGAAAGCAACCGCCTGGTCAAGCCGTGGGTCAAGGGGTTGACCTTCCCTCCCATGCCCGTCCCGCGCATGCAATATGTCGCGATAGAGAAGTAGCGGTCGGTAATGGCAGGGAGACACGACGATGTTTGCCTACATTGTCAAGCGCCTGCTCTGGACACCGTTCCTGCTCCTGGCGGTGTCCTTCATCACGTTCTTCCTGTCGCTCTACGGGCCGGGCGACCCCGTCCAAGTCCTCCTGGGGCAGCATCAGAACCCTGAGGTGCTGGCCCGCATCAAAGCGCAGCGCGGCCTGGACCGTCCCTTCCTGGAACAGTATGGCCGCTATATCTGGAACGCCTTCCAGGGCGACCTGGGAGAGAGCCTCAAGTTCCGTGGACAGCCTGTGGGCGAACTGCTGGCAGGCAAGGTCTGGACAAGCTCCAAGCTGGCCGTCGTCGCCCTGGTCATCGGACTTGCCGTTGGCATCCCTCTCGGTCTCGTCGTCGCCAACAAGCAGGGCACGGCGATGGACCCTCTCATCGTCAGCGTCTCGCTGTTCTTCTCATCGCTGCCCGTTTTCATCACGGCGCCGGCCTTGCTCCTCATATTCGTTATCTGGCTCAAACTGATGCCCAGCGCGGGATGGGCCGGCGACCTGGCCGACCCGCGCCTCATCCTCCCCGCCCTCGTGATGGCTCTCCCCTCCATATCGTCCATCATCCGGCTCATGCGCGCGAGCACCCTTGAAGTGCTTGGCCAGGAGTTCGTCCGCGCGGCGCGCGCCAAGGGCCTGACGGAGATGGCTGTCCAGAGCAGGCACGTGGCGCGGAACGCCCTTATCCCCGTCATCACCGTGGTGGGGATGTCGCTGGGGACGCTGGTGGAAGGAGCGTTCATCACGGAGACCATCTTCGGCATTCCCGGCGTGGGGCGGCTGGCGGTGGACTCGCTCTTCGCGCGAGACTACCCCGTCATCATGGCGATGACATTACTCATCGCGGTGTCCTTCGTCATGGCGAACCTGCTTGTGGACATCGCGTACGCGTTCCTGGACCCGCGCATCCGCTACAGCTAGCCAAAAGGAGGCCGGATGGCCCAGTCCCGGCGGGAACCCACGGGCGGCGGCAGTCAAACGGACGTCGCGCATGCCGATGTCGGCGTGAGCGCGCGTCAAATTGGCCGCAGCTTGTGGAACCGAGCATGGCATCGCCTGCTAGGTAAGCGGATTGCCGTTGGCGCCATGGTCGTCCTAGGCATGCTCTACCTGGGCGGCATTCTGGCCCCCGTCCTCTCGCCGTACGACTATAACGCGCAGGACTTCGCCATCCGTAATCAGGGGCCGTCGTTCGCGCATCCCCTCGGCACCGACTGGCTGGGGCGCGATCAGTTCACCCGTGTCCTGTGGGGCCTGCGGACGACCGTTATTATTACGGTCACCTCCGTCCTGAGCGGGGCCTTGCCCCTGGGTCTGATCATCGGCACGGCCTCCGGCTACATGGGCGGGAAGTTCGACAATGTCGTGATGCGCATCGGCGAGGTGTTCCTGGCCTTCCCGGGCCTCCTGCTGGTCATTCTCCTGGCGGCGACGGTGAAGCCACGGGTGGTGGACCTAGCAAGGGCCTTTGAGGACTGGGGCAACTTCAGAGGGCTGGTGGCGAGCGGGTTTCCAGATTACCTTGTTATCTTTGGGTCACTGGCCATCTTCGCGTGGGTGGGCATGGCCCGGCTTGTCCGCAGCCAGGTGCTCTACCTGCGACAGTCGCAGTTCGTTGACGCCGCCCGCGCGGCGGGCGCCAGCCATTGGCGCATCATGATCGTGCACATCCTGCCGAACTGTCTCGGCCCGGTGATTGTGTCCGTCTCCATGGGGATGGGCGCCGCCGCCGGCTCAGAGGTGGTGCTGAGCTGGCTCGGCATCGGCATTCAGCCGCCGCATCCAAGCCTGGGGCGCATGCTCTATGAGTACGGGAGCATCAGCATCCTGCGCCAGTACCCCCACATGATCATCTTCCCCGCGGCCGCCGTGTCCATCATCATCTTCGCCTGGAACCTGTTGGGCGACGCGCTGAACGACGTGTTCAATCCACGGACGCGGTAAGCAGCGCACCGCTGTCCCATGAGGGACACAACACCTCAGTTCAAGCTAAGGCATTCCTTCGGCTAGCGACGGCGCAGGACGAGCAGCAGGCCGGGCAGCGCGAATATGGCGATGGCCGCCGGGTCAACCGTCGGCTCTCCCACGCGGGGGTTGCACGCCAGTCCGCCTGACGCGCCTTGTCCGCCCTGGGCAGACGCGGGCGTGGGTCCCGCAGCCGCGGGCTGGGCAGACGCGGCCGCCAGTGGAATCAGGGGCGAGACCGGCGGCCCGCTGAACGGCGCCATTGTGGGGATCGCCACCACCGTCGGCAAAACGGTGGGCGTGGCGATGAGCACGAGCCGTGCGTTGATGGACTTGCGCCAGGTGTTGTCCAGTTCGTCTATGCCCATGCCATAGACCTTCTGGAGGGCGTCGGTGATTTTCAGTCCGTCGTCAAGGGCGCGCAGCAACGTGGCCATCTTCGGCCCGCCGTACGTCTCTATCATGAACCGGACGACGCTCCTGCCCTCTCCATACATGAGGATGACGTCGTCAGGGCTGCCGGGCCGTGACCCCAGGTCACGCAGCGGAATCAGAGTGTTGGTCACCTGACGGCGCGCCAGCGTACGGTCGTACTCAGCCCCCGGCTGGATGTTCCCGAACTCCGCCAGGCCCTCGTTCAACCAGGGTGGTATCTGGGCCAGCGGACTGGGCGCCGCCTGATGCACAAGAAGGTGCGTGGCTTCATGGGAGGTTACGCCGCGGATGTTGGGGTCGCCGCCAAAGAGCAGCAGAACGCCCTGCTCGGAGTAGGCCTGACCCTCGGTCAGCAACGCGGTCTCGTAGGTGGTGCTGACGAAGGGCAGCGCCGGGCCCATGTCCGAGTACAAGTTATACGCGATAAGGCGAATAGGCTCCTTAAGCTGCGTCTCCAGCACGCCGCCCATCGTTTCCATGGTCTGCCGCGTCACGGCGAGAATCGAGTCGGCGCGAGCGCGCTGGCCGCCGTGATAATAGACCGTGATGAACCCGTCCGAAACGGTTTCCCACTTTATGCGTGGGTCCAGGTAGGTGTGGGACTGGGTCGGCGTGTCCAGCGCGTTGCCCGCCTCGTCGGTGATGCGATACGAATACGTGACATCCTGCCCCGGCGGGTAGTAGCGGTTCGTGCCGATGCGCCGGTGCGTGTAGTCCGTGGCGATGGTCGTGGCGCCCTTGTCAAAGGCGGGCTGGGCCACCACCTGCCCCCGCGAGCCGCGTATCATCATCCGCAGCTCCACCGACTTGATGGCGCGCTCCGATTTGGCCTCCAGGGTGAACCGCATGCCATCCGGAAACGTGTCCGTCACCGCTTCCTTCACCACGATGATCGGCTGGCCCTGCGCGCCGACCAGCGGCGGCAAGAGGGCGACGATCATCGCCAGTATGATGAGAATGGCGACTATAAGGGACACAGTACGCATACGGGGCCTCCTGTCCGCCTTCCATTCTAGCGGACTTGCGCGGCGCTGCCAAGCTCCTTGACACGTGCATCAGACAGACGTTATAGTCCAGGACAGGGGTTGCGGGCTTGAAAGACCACATCCACACATTCGCACGTCAAAAGAGCGGCCTCCTGCGTTGCTGGGAGTGCGGCCAGGAGTTCACGGACATCCAGGCGCTGTCCTACCGGCGCCAGATACTCTCCGCCTACGCCTGCGTGGTCTGCGGCGAGCCCGCCGCCTACCAGATCGGCGAGAAGACGCTATGCGACTTCCATGTGCGCGAGCAGGTGGACAAGGGCGTGGCTGAAGTCATGCGTAGAAAGACCAAGCAGGAGAAGCCTGCGAAGGAATGAGGTATAAGAGCATGCCGCAAGAGTATGGAAAAGTTACCGAAGAGGGGCTGGCCTATTTGCGGGCCAAGATCGGCCAGGAGCGCCCTATCACCGACCCCTACAACGAGTTCGTAACAAAGGATGGCATCAAGCACTTCGCCCGGTCCATCGGCGACCCCAACACCATGTGGTTCAACGAGGACTATGCCCGTAAGACACGCTGGGGCGGGATGATCTCGCCGCCGGGCTATCTGTACAGCATGAGCTGGGGAAGCTGGGACCTCCGCCGTGGCCGCGGCCTGGCCGGCGTTCACGGTCTCCACTCAGGCGACACATGGGAATGGTTCAAGCCCCTGCGCCTTGGCGAGAAGCTCACCACGTCGCACCACCTTGTGGACCTCGTGGAGAAGAAAAGCTCCTACGCGGGACGCATGTTTCACCAGATAGAGCAGGTGACCTTCCGCAACGAGCGCAAGGAGACCGTCGCCACATGGCAATTCTCGTCCATGCGCGTGGAGCGACATGAAGGCGCTTCCCGGGGCAAGTACCTGAAGACCAAGCTGGCCAAGTACACTCCGGACGAGATGAAGAAGATAGAGGCCGACTACGACGCGGAGGAGGTCCGCGGCGCGACGCCGCGCTACTGGGAGGACGTACGCGAGGGCGATGCGCTCACCCCTGTCGTCAAGGGTCCGCTGACCACCCAGGACATCATCGCATGGGTCATGGGCGCGGGGTCTCCCCACATTCGCGCCTT
This region of Dehalococcoidia bacterium genomic DNA includes:
- the rpmH gene encoding 50S ribosomal protein L34, encoding MTKRVYQPKHISRRRKHGFLERMSSADGAKVLKRRRLKGRWRAVTT
- a CDS encoding TlyA family RNA methyltransferase, coding for MAKQRADVLLVECGLAESREKARALLLAGQVRLGERVVDKPGVLLPEGARLRVLAKAPYVGRGGVKLAHALDVFRLDVSGMTALDVGASTGGFTDCLLQRGARKVYALDVGKGQIDYRLRTDPHVVVIEGVNARYPFALPEQADMATVDVSFISLTLVLPNVLAMVKPGGPVVALVKPQFEAERKQIQRGGLVKDPAIHAQVLGRIIIWVVEHGARLRGLTASPILGGDGNREFFIHVETTKD
- a CDS encoding LpqB family beta-propeller domain-containing protein, whose product is MGTRSRLHAQLLALVVAMSTLTGLVAGCNVRGEDAASRINRILYVDTEGRILTVLPDGSDRRQLTPAGDVFTSAGMGIQGQLQVLSDWSLWSPDARLVAYTRQEMDGLSRLSRALYVMQADGSRPVKLFEDAQSVPFFMYWSPDSQWLAFFLSDSREQRLMVVPADGSRPASVLASGAPAYFAWSPDSHRILLHLGGSTQRNPAARLTAINLDSRQSEVIDQKPGEFGAPAWSPDGRRIAYVVHGPDDDSLWTADAQGEARQLVATLPGGGSLSWSPDGARLGYLSGAHPDAPFGFLATYDLAARVETVLARGPLVAFFWSPDGKRIAYITADTGKSQLVWHVAEVTGGQERVISTFAPTAHLDFLLDFFDQYALSMSFWSPDSRYLVYPALGNGETLSPRGASTFGDVVYVAPADGGAPPRAIAEGRFASWSRK
- a CDS encoding peptide ABC transporter substrate-binding protein, translating into MRRHTLIARALAVLFALALVASACTAPAPSAPAAPSATQPSAPAPAQAVGAPSTGAGKGGTLRLLWDDPPSLDPALASDTTSSGIILEVFSGLVSFTPDLKLVPDLAERWEVTPDARTYTFFLRKNAKFHDGKPVTARDFKYSWDRIANPATESTTVDIYLGDVVGVSDVVRGKAKEISGIKVIDDYTFQVTIDAPKAYFLAKLTLPAGFVVDKANVESSKNWTRNANGTGPFTLKEYAIGKQIVLARNANYYREPAPKLDQVLYSLSGGTPATMYENNEIDVSGVSLADLDRVRDPKNPLNKDLVVSPPEFALYFIGFNVNKPPFDDVKVRQALTLAVDKDAITKSAFSSLRVSAYGILPPGMPGFNKDLKGLRYDPAKAKQLLAESKYAGKMPRILLNVPGTGGSVGLDDEAMIEMWRKNLGVTVEIQQSEWATYLQDLNARKYQMWGGSGWIADFPDPQNFLEVLFYSQSNKNDGNYKNPDVDKLIEQARTLQDVQKRMAMYQQAEDIIVNEVAVLPVWHGTESNRLVKPWVKGLTFPPMPVPRMQYVAIEK
- a CDS encoding ABC transporter permease, producing MFAYIVKRLLWTPFLLLAVSFITFFLSLYGPGDPVQVLLGQHQNPEVLARIKAQRGLDRPFLEQYGRYIWNAFQGDLGESLKFRGQPVGELLAGKVWTSSKLAVVALVIGLAVGIPLGLVVANKQGTAMDPLIVSVSLFFSSLPVFITAPALLLIFVIWLKLMPSAGWAGDLADPRLILPALVMALPSISSIIRLMRASTLEVLGQEFVRAARAKGLTEMAVQSRHVARNALIPVITVVGMSLGTLVEGAFITETIFGIPGVGRLAVDSLFARDYPVIMAMTLLIAVSFVMANLLVDIAYAFLDPRIRYS
- a CDS encoding ABC transporter permease, with amino-acid sequence MAQSRREPTGGGSQTDVAHADVGVSARQIGRSLWNRAWHRLLGKRIAVGAMVVLGMLYLGGILAPVLSPYDYNAQDFAIRNQGPSFAHPLGTDWLGRDQFTRVLWGLRTTVIITVTSVLSGALPLGLIIGTASGYMGGKFDNVVMRIGEVFLAFPGLLLVILLAATVKPRVVDLARAFEDWGNFRGLVASGFPDYLVIFGSLAIFAWVGMARLVRSQVLYLRQSQFVDAARAAGASHWRIMIVHILPNCLGPVIVSVSMGMGAAAGSEVVLSWLGIGIQPPHPSLGRMLYEYGSISILRQYPHMIIFPAAAVSIIIFAWNLLGDALNDVFNPRTR
- a CDS encoding peptidase MA family metallohydrolase, whose amino-acid sequence is MRTVSLIVAILIILAMIVALLPPLVGAQGQPIIVVKEAVTDTFPDGMRFTLEAKSERAIKSVELRMMIRGSRGQVVAQPAFDKGATTIATDYTHRRIGTNRYYPPGQDVTYSYRITDEAGNALDTPTQSHTYLDPRIKWETVSDGFITVYYHGGQRARADSILAVTRQTMETMGGVLETQLKEPIRLIAYNLYSDMGPALPFVSTTYETALLTEGQAYSEQGVLLLFGGDPNIRGVTSHEATHLLVHQAAPSPLAQIPPWLNEGLAEFGNIQPGAEYDRTLARRQVTNTLIPLRDLGSRPGSPDDVILMYGEGRSVVRFMIETYGGPKMATLLRALDDGLKITDALQKVYGMGIDELDNTWRKSINARLVLIATPTVLPTVVAIPTMAPFSGPPVSPLIPLAAASAQPAAAGPTPASAQGGQGASGGLACNPRVGEPTVDPAAIAIFALPGLLLVLRRR
- a CDS encoding MaoC family dehydratase N-terminal domain-containing protein — its product is MPQEYGKVTEEGLAYLRAKIGQERPITDPYNEFVTKDGIKHFARSIGDPNTMWFNEDYARKTRWGGMISPPGYLYSMSWGSWDLRRGRGLAGVHGLHSGDTWEWFKPLRLGEKLTTSHHLVDLVEKKSSYAGRMFHQIEQVTFRNERKETVATWQFSSMRVERHEGASRGKYLKTKLAKYTPDEMKKIEADYDAEEVRGATPRYWEDVREGDALTPVVKGPLTTQDIIAWVMGAGSPHIRAFRFFLEYRRRTPAVAVTNPETGVPEPIERVHWDNWMAAEIGMPAAYDYGSQRGAWASHLLTNWMGDDAWLRRMAVEYRGINFLGDTVWLKGKVVRKYEEGNALLVDIDIWGETQRGQIIVPGKATIALPSRTTGLPKVAE